A region of the Corynebacterium endometrii genome:
CGCCGCGGCGCCACGACGCGGTTGCCCTAGGGCCCGGAATTGCGAAAACTTGGAAACCATCGTGCCTTGTCAGGCCATCTGGATCGATTCACAAGTTTAAATTATGGTTTGACCTGCTTTATCGCGGTAGGACACTATCTAAAGGTGTTTAAAGTAGGAAAAGCCTTTACAGCATTGATGGCCACCATGGCCGCTGCATCCCTGGCCGCATGCTCGGCGACCGGCGGGGCGCCGCGTCCCGGCGAAGACGGTGAGACGGCAGGTGGAGTAGACACCCCGCGTTACGTAGTTTCCATGGTCACCCACGGGGCACCAGGGGATACCTACTGGGACTTGGTCCGCACTGGCGCCGAGGAAGCGGCGAAGAAAAACAATATCGAGCTGCGCTACTCATCTGACCCCGAGGCGCCTAACCAGGCCAACTTGGTCCAGACCGCCATAGATTCCGGGGTGGATGGCATTGCCGTAACCATGCCGAACCCAGGGGCGATTGGCTCCTCCGCGCAGGCAGCGGTCGATGCCGGAATCCCCGTAGTGGGGCTCAACGCCGGCATGGACGAATATCAGGAGTACGGCATGACCGGCTTTTTTGGCCAGGATGAAACCATCGCCGGCACCCGTGCCGGTGAGCGTCTGGCCGAAGAGGGCGCGGAGAAGGTTCTGTGCGTCATCCATGAGGAGGGTAACTCTTCCCAGGAAGCGCGCTGCGCTGGCGTCAAGGACGGCATGCGCGGCGGCGACGTGGAGATCCTTTATGTCAACGGTCAGGACCTGACTTCTGCCCAGGCCACCATGCAAACCAAGCTCTCCCAGGACCCATCCATCGATACGGTCTTCGGGCTGCAGGCGCCCGTGGCGATGCGCGCTATTGAGGCGATTGAAGACGCCGGCTCCGATGCCGAGGTTGTCACCTTCGATACCAATGCCGAGTTGGTGGACGCTATTGCCGACGGCCGCGTGAAGTGGGCCGTGGACCAGCAGCCGTATCTCCAGGGTTACCTAGCCGTTGACTCCCTTTGGGTAGCAAAGCGCAACGGGGGAACCTTTGGCGGAGGCCAGCCGGTCTTTACCGGCCCAAGTTTCGTGGATTCCACCAATGTTGAGCAGATTTCCGAGGCGGCTAAGGCTGGTCTGCGATGAACCAGACCACCGCAGCGGACAACGCCAACAAGACAATGGGTGATAAAGCCAGTGATGACCGCCTGCGCAGCAAATCGGGTTTTGCCAAGCTGATACGGCGCCCCGAGTTGGCTAGCCTGGTGGGCTTTGTGCTCATCTTCATCCTGTTTTTCTCGGTCGCCCCGGCCTTCCGTTCCCTGGACGCGATGGCCACCGTGCTCTACGCCAGCTCCACGCTGGGCATCGTAGCCTTGGCGGTGGGCCTGTTAATGATTGGCGATGAATTCGACCTATCATCCGGCGTCGCCGTGACCACCGCCGCGTTGGCGGCGACCATGCTCAATTACAACTTCCACCTCAACTCCTGGGTGGGGGCGGGCCTCGCCCTGCTTTTATCCTTGGCTATTGGCGCATTAAACGGGTACCTGGTCACCCGCACCGGAATCGCGAGCTTCCTGATCACCCTGGCCGCCTTCCTGATGCTGCAGGGGCTCAACCTGGCCATCACGAAGCTGGTGACCGGCCAAGTTGCCACCCCAACCATCGCGGACATGGAGGGCTTCCCGTCCGCTCAGATGGTATTCGCCGGGCGCTTCGAGATATTCGGTGTGACCATCCGCTCCACGGTTATTTGGTGGATCCTATTTGTGGCCCTGGCTTCCTTCATGTTGTTCAAGACCAAGTTCGGTAACTGGATCTTCGCCGTGGGAGGCGACGAGGAGGCCGCACGCGCCGTGGGCGTTCCGGTGCGCCGAGTCAAGATTATCTTGTTCATGTTCGTGGGCTTCGCAGCGTGGTTCGTGGGCATGCACACCCTGTTCGCCTTTGATTCCATCCAGGCCGGCCAGGGCGTGGGCAACGAGTTCCTCTACATCATCGCCGCCGTGATTGGCGGCTGCGCGCTCACGGGTGGACGCGGCACGGCGGTAGGTACCGCGATCGGCGCACTCATCTTCGGCATGACGAACCAGGGAATTGTCTACGCCGGCTGGAACCCGGACTGGTTTAAGTTCTTCCTAGGCGCCATGCTGCTATTTGCGGTGCTGACCAATTCTTCCTTCGCGAAATTCACCAAGAGGGGATAGGCCATTATGGCGATTATTGAATTGCAAGATCTGACCAA
Encoded here:
- a CDS encoding substrate-binding domain-containing protein is translated as MATMAAASLAACSATGGAPRPGEDGETAGGVDTPRYVVSMVTHGAPGDTYWDLVRTGAEEAAKKNNIELRYSSDPEAPNQANLVQTAIDSGVDGIAVTMPNPGAIGSSAQAAVDAGIPVVGLNAGMDEYQEYGMTGFFGQDETIAGTRAGERLAEEGAEKVLCVIHEEGNSSQEARCAGVKDGMRGGDVEILYVNGQDLTSAQATMQTKLSQDPSIDTVFGLQAPVAMRAIEAIEDAGSDAEVVTFDTNAELVDAIADGRVKWAVDQQPYLQGYLAVDSLWVAKRNGGTFGGGQPVFTGPSFVDSTNVEQISEAAKAGLR
- a CDS encoding ABC transporter permease — protein: MGDKASDDRLRSKSGFAKLIRRPELASLVGFVLIFILFFSVAPAFRSLDAMATVLYASSTLGIVALAVGLLMIGDEFDLSSGVAVTTAALAATMLNYNFHLNSWVGAGLALLLSLAIGALNGYLVTRTGIASFLITLAAFLMLQGLNLAITKLVTGQVATPTIADMEGFPSAQMVFAGRFEIFGVTIRSTVIWWILFVALASFMLFKTKFGNWIFAVGGDEEAARAVGVPVRRVKIILFMFVGFAAWFVGMHTLFAFDSIQAGQGVGNEFLYIIAAVIGGCALTGGRGTAVGTAIGALIFGMTNQGIVYAGWNPDWFKFFLGAMLLFAVLTNSSFAKFTKRG